The Thermocrinis ruber genomic sequence TCAGGCAGAGTTATATAATTAGCATATACCTACTGAGGTGAATGAAATGAGGACGTTTACTGTAATAATTGAAAAGGATAAAGAAGGTTACTTTGTAGGAGAAGTTGTTGAACTACCGGGTTGTCACACCCAAGCTAAGTCCCTGGATGAACTAATGGAAAGGATTAAAGAAGCTATTGAACTCTATCTAGATGTTCAGGGGGAAGCACTGGAGAAAGAACTTGAGTTCGTTGGAATTCAAGAGATTACTATATGAAGTTGCCTGCTTTAACAGGCAAACAGATAGTAGAAATCTTAAAAAAAAGCTGGTTTCGAAGAAGTTAGACAAAAGGGTAGTCATGTATTTTTAAAACATCCAGATGGGAGAAGAACTGTCGTGCCAGTCCATGCTGGAGAAACTATAGGACCTGGCTTATTCTCA encodes the following:
- a CDS encoding type II toxin-antitoxin system HicB family antitoxin, with translation MRTFTVIIEKDKEGYFVGEVVELPGCHTQAKSLDELMERIKEAIELYLDVQGEALEKELEFVGIQEITI